A stretch of the Streptomyces ortus genome encodes the following:
- a CDS encoding ABC transporter ATP-binding protein: MTSAVTIPRHGGTGERTAVAARARQVVKAYGSGETRVVALDHVDVDIARGRFTAIMGPSGSGKSTLMHCLAGLDTVSAGKIYLDETEITGLKDKKLTQLRRDRIGFIFQAFNLLPTLSALENITLPMDIAGRKPDKAWLAQVVETVGLASRLKHRPNQLSGGQQQRVAVARALAARPEIIFGDEPTGNLDSRAGAEVLGFLRRSVDELGQTIVMVTHDPVAASYADRVLYLADGRIVDEMLRPTADAVLDRMKDFDARGRTS, from the coding sequence GTGACATCGGCTGTAACCATTCCCAGGCACGGGGGCACTGGAGAGCGTACGGCCGTTGCCGCGCGGGCCCGGCAGGTCGTCAAGGCGTACGGGTCCGGTGAGACCCGGGTCGTCGCCCTGGACCACGTCGACGTGGACATCGCGCGGGGCCGCTTCACCGCGATCATGGGCCCCTCGGGGTCCGGCAAGTCCACCCTGATGCACTGCCTCGCCGGCCTCGACACCGTCTCCGCCGGAAAGATCTACCTGGACGAGACCGAGATCACCGGGCTCAAGGACAAGAAGCTCACGCAGCTGCGCCGGGACCGGATCGGCTTCATCTTCCAGGCGTTCAACCTGCTGCCGACGCTGAGCGCCCTGGAGAACATCACCCTCCCGATGGACATCGCGGGCCGCAAGCCGGACAAGGCGTGGCTGGCCCAGGTCGTCGAGACGGTCGGGCTCGCCTCCCGGCTGAAGCACCGGCCGAACCAGCTCTCCGGCGGCCAGCAGCAGCGCGTCGCCGTGGCCCGCGCCCTGGCCGCGCGGCCCGAGATCATCTTCGGTGACGAGCCGACCGGAAACCTCGACTCCCGCGCCGGCGCCGAGGTACTGGGCTTCCTGCGCCGCTCGGTGGACGAGCTCGGCCAGACCATCGTGATGGTCACGCACGACCCGGTCGCCGCCTCGTACGCGGACCGCGTGCTGTACCTGGCCGACGGCCGGATCGTCGACGAGATGCTCCGGCCGACCGCCGACGCCGTGCTCGACCGCATGAAGGACTTCGACGCCCGGGGGCGCACGTCATGA
- a CDS encoding cation acetate symporter yields the protein MSLVAFTVVATITLLLCVMTGPDRDDLDEFYTGYGSLSPMRNGLAIAGDYISAATVLGTGGVIALFGYDGVVLALSTALSLMLLMFLLAEPLRNAGRFTMGDALARRMPGRAVRITACAATLIALLPLMLVQLAGTGDLLAFILGFSSEGLKTGCIIGLGILMISYAAIGGMKGTALIQILKIVMLLGSGAVVAVLILNRFDWSVGSLFGQAARNSGAGSAFLGSGLQFSAGPSPRLDMISAQLTVVLGGACLPHITMRMYTAGSARQVRRSMSWAVPAVALFVLVITVVGFGATALIGREAIAGADPQGNTAYLLGSRAAFGADVSTAETFLFTTVTAALFLTLLASVAGMILACANSLAHDVFAHRREQLTARREMTLARVSAVAVGLPAIVLATLVQHHSLQPLVTLSFCLGASAIAPALVYSLFWRRYTQGGLLCTLIGGSLGTLILMTGTNLVSGSPISAFPDHDFTWFPFTTTGIVSIPLGFALGWLGTVASGRRKVEECRRQYEAVEGWILAGAVRKE from the coding sequence ATGTCCCTGGTGGCGTTCACCGTCGTGGCCACCATCACCCTGCTGCTCTGTGTGATGACCGGCCCCGACCGGGACGACCTCGACGAGTTCTACACCGGCTACGGCAGCCTCTCCCCGATGCGCAACGGCCTCGCCATCGCCGGTGACTACATCTCCGCCGCCACCGTCCTCGGCACCGGCGGCGTGATCGCGCTCTTCGGTTACGACGGGGTCGTACTCGCCCTGAGCACCGCCCTGTCCCTCATGCTCCTGATGTTCCTGCTGGCCGAACCCCTGCGCAACGCGGGCCGGTTCACCATGGGCGACGCGCTGGCCCGGCGCATGCCGGGTCGCGCGGTACGGATCACGGCGTGCGCGGCGACCCTGATCGCGCTGCTCCCGCTGATGCTCGTCCAACTAGCCGGCACCGGTGACCTGCTCGCCTTCATCCTCGGCTTCTCCAGCGAGGGCTTGAAGACGGGCTGCATCATCGGCCTCGGCATCCTGATGATCAGCTACGCGGCGATCGGCGGTATGAAGGGCACCGCGCTGATCCAGATCCTGAAGATCGTGATGCTGCTCGGCTCCGGCGCCGTCGTCGCCGTACTCATCCTCAACCGGTTCGACTGGAGCGTGGGCAGCCTGTTCGGCCAGGCCGCGCGGAACAGTGGCGCGGGGTCGGCGTTCCTCGGCTCCGGCCTGCAGTTCTCGGCCGGGCCCAGCCCGCGCCTGGACATGATCAGTGCCCAGCTCACGGTGGTGCTGGGCGGGGCCTGTCTGCCGCACATCACCATGCGCATGTACACGGCGGGCAGTGCCCGTCAGGTGCGCCGGTCGATGTCCTGGGCGGTGCCGGCCGTGGCGCTGTTCGTCCTCGTCATCACGGTCGTCGGATTCGGCGCGACCGCGCTGATCGGGCGGGAGGCCATCGCGGGCGCCGACCCGCAGGGCAACACGGCGTATCTGCTGGGCTCGCGGGCCGCGTTCGGGGCGGACGTCTCCACCGCGGAGACGTTCCTCTTCACCACCGTCACCGCCGCGCTCTTCCTGACGCTGCTCGCCTCCGTCGCCGGCATGATCCTCGCCTGCGCCAACTCCCTCGCCCACGACGTCTTCGCCCACCGCAGGGAGCAGCTCACGGCGCGCCGCGAGATGACGCTGGCGCGGGTGTCCGCGGTGGCGGTCGGGCTTCCGGCGATCGTGCTGGCCACGCTCGTCCAGCACCACAGCCTGCAGCCGCTGGTCACGCTGTCGTTCTGCCTGGGCGCCTCGGCCATCGCGCCCGCGCTGGTCTACAGCCTCTTCTGGCGCCGCTACACCCAGGGCGGGCTGCTGTGCACGCTCATCGGCGGTTCGCTGGGCACGCTGATCCTGATGACCGGCACGAACCTCGTGTCCGGGTCGCCGATCTCGGCGTTCCCGGACCACGACTTCACGTGGTTCCCGTTCACCACGACGGGCATCGTCTCGATCCCGCTGGGCTTCGCGCTGGGCTGGCTGGGGACGGTCGCCTCGGGCCGACGGAAGGTGGAGGAGTGCCGGCGGCAGTACGAGGCGGTGGAGGGGTGGATTCTGGCGGGGGCGGTCCGTAAGGAGTAG
- a CDS encoding MFS transporter, with protein MGQGDTEIPAVTEDGPAAARAGARNRRAVVASLMLCMGLAALDSTIVSTAVPQIVGDLGGFSVFSWLFSGYLLAVTVTLPVYGKLSDTFGRKPVLIAGCVLFLLGSLLCALAWNMAALIAFRVVQGLGGGALQGTVQTLAADLYPLKQRPKIQAKLSTVWATSAITGPAIGGLLASYADWRWIFLINLPLGVVALWLLVRHLHEPERAAPARRPRVDWAGALTVFACGGVLLTALVQGGVAWPWLSAPSTALFGTGLALIGVLVLVERRAAEPIIPGWVWRRRTIAAVNLALGALGLLMVAPTVFLPTYAQSVLGLTPVAAGFVLSVWTLSWPVSAALSQHVYRRIGFRSTAMLGIGTATLILFAFPFLPYPGAAWQPAVLMLLLGGALGLFQLPLLIGVQSTVDWAERGTTTASVLFCRQTGQTVGAALFGAVANGVLASRLGGAGDLDSVTASLESGAPAEHVRRAVAEAVHAVYFGAACAAALAFLVLLFMAPRRFPVLTNPGD; from the coding sequence GTGGGCCAGGGGGACACCGAGATACCGGCCGTCACGGAGGACGGGCCCGCCGCGGCGCGGGCGGGGGCGAGGAACCGCCGGGCCGTCGTCGCCTCCCTCATGCTCTGCATGGGTCTGGCGGCGCTCGACTCCACGATCGTGTCGACCGCCGTCCCGCAGATCGTGGGCGACCTCGGCGGCTTCTCCGTCTTCTCGTGGCTGTTCTCCGGCTATCTGCTCGCGGTGACCGTCACCCTGCCCGTCTACGGCAAGCTCTCCGACACCTTCGGCCGCAAGCCGGTCCTGATCGCCGGCTGCGTCCTCTTCCTGCTCGGCTCCCTGCTCTGCGCGCTCGCCTGGAACATGGCCGCGCTGATCGCGTTCCGTGTCGTCCAGGGCCTCGGCGGCGGCGCCCTCCAGGGCACGGTCCAGACGCTCGCCGCCGACCTCTACCCGCTGAAGCAGCGCCCGAAGATACAGGCGAAGCTGTCCACGGTGTGGGCCACCTCCGCGATCACGGGCCCGGCGATCGGCGGACTGCTCGCCTCGTACGCCGACTGGCGCTGGATCTTCCTCATCAACCTGCCGCTCGGCGTGGTCGCCCTCTGGCTGCTGGTCCGCCACCTCCACGAGCCCGAACGGGCCGCGCCCGCGCGCCGCCCGCGCGTCGACTGGGCGGGCGCGCTCACCGTCTTCGCCTGTGGCGGCGTACTCCTGACGGCGCTGGTGCAGGGCGGGGTGGCGTGGCCGTGGCTGTCGGCTCCCTCAACGGCCCTGTTCGGTACGGGACTCGCGCTCATCGGTGTCCTCGTACTCGTCGAACGCCGTGCGGCCGAACCGATCATCCCCGGCTGGGTGTGGCGCCGCCGCACCATCGCCGCCGTGAACCTGGCGCTCGGCGCGCTCGGTCTGCTGATGGTCGCCCCGACCGTCTTCCTGCCCACGTACGCGCAGTCCGTCCTGGGCCTCACCCCCGTCGCCGCCGGATTCGTGCTCTCCGTCTGGACGTTGAGCTGGCCGGTGTCGGCGGCCCTCAGCCAGCACGTCTACCGGCGCATCGGCTTCCGCAGCACGGCCATGCTCGGCATCGGCACGGCCACGCTGATCCTGTTCGCGTTCCCTTTCCTGCCGTATCCCGGCGCGGCCTGGCAGCCCGCCGTCCTGATGCTCCTGCTCGGCGGGGCGCTCGGCCTCTTCCAACTGCCCCTGCTCATCGGCGTCCAGTCGACGGTCGACTGGGCGGAGCGCGGGACGACGACCGCCTCGGTCCTCTTCTGCCGGCAGACCGGGCAGACGGTCGGCGCCGCGCTCTTCGGCGCGGTCGCCAACGGCGTACTGGCCTCCCGGCTGGGCGGGGCGGGCGACCTGGACTCGGTGACCGCGTCCCTGGAGTCGGGCGCGCCGGCCGAGCACGTACGCCGGGCGGTCGCGGAGGCGGTCCACGCCGTCTACTTCGGCGCGGCCTGCGCGGCGGCGCTCGCCTTCCTGGTCCTGCTGTTCATGGCCCCGCGCCGCTTCCCGGTGCTCACGAACCCCGGGGACTGA
- the mfd gene encoding transcription-repair coupling factor, whose protein sequence is MSLHGLLDAVVKDAALTEAVKAAGDGNRMHVDLVGPPAARPFAVAALAREAGRTVLAVTATGREAEDLAAALRSLLPADTVVEYPSWETLPHERLSPRSDTVGRRIAVLRRLAHPRPDDPETGPVSVVVAPVRSVLQPQVKGLGDLEPVALRTGQSADLGDIVKGLAAAAYARVELVEKRGEFAVRGGILDVFPPTEEHPLRVEFWGDDVEEIRYFKVADQRSLEVAEHGLWAPPCRELLLTDDVRAKAAALAEAHPELGELLGKIAEGIAVEGMESLAPVLVDDMELLIDVLPKGSMALVCDPERVRTRAADLVATSQEFLQASWAATAGGGEAPIDVDAASLWSIADVRERARELDMMWWSVSQFAADEALTETFADPAAGDADTLKLGMHAPETYRGDTAKALADTKGWLADGWRTVFVTEAHGPAARTVEVLGGEGIAARLESDLGALAPSVVQVSCGSIDYGFVDPALRLAVLTETDLTGQKAAGKDGARMPARRRKSIDPLTLETGDYIVHEQHGVGRYIEMVQRTVQGATREYLVVEYAPAKRGQPGDRLYIPTDQLEQITKYVGGEAPTMHRLGGADWTKTKARAKKAVKEIAADLIRLYSARMAAPGHAFGADTPWQRELEDAFPYTETPDQLTTIAEVKDDMEKTVPMDRLICGDVGYGKTEIAVRAAFKAVQDGKQVAVLVPTTLLVQQHFGTFGERYSQFPVNVRALSRFQSDTESKATLEGLREGSVDVVIGTHRLFSAETKFKDLGLVIVDEEQRFGVEHKEQLKKLRANVDVLTMSATPIPRTLEMAVTGIREMSTITTPPEERHPVLTFVGPYEEKQIGAAVRRELLREGQVFYIHNRVESIDRAAARLREIVPEARIATAHGQMTEQALEQVVVDFWEKKFDVLVSTTIVESGIDISNANTLIVERGDNFGLSQLHQLRGRVGRGRERGYAYFLYPPEKPLTETAHERLATIAQHTEMGAGMYVAMKDLEIRGAGNLLGGEQSGHIAGVGFDLYVRMVGEAVADYRASMDGGVVEEAPLEVKIELPVDAHVPHDYAPGERLRLQAYRAIASVNSEDDIKAVREELVDRYGKLPEPVENLLLVAGLRMLARACGVGEVVLQGNNIRFAPAELRESQELRLQRLYPGTVIKPSAHQLLVPRPKTAKVGGKPLVGRELLGWTGEFLASILGS, encoded by the coding sequence ATGAGCCTGCACGGTCTGCTCGACGCCGTCGTCAAGGACGCCGCCCTCACCGAAGCGGTGAAGGCCGCCGGCGACGGCAACCGCATGCACGTGGACCTGGTCGGCCCCCCCGCCGCCAGGCCCTTCGCGGTGGCGGCCCTGGCCAGGGAGGCCGGCCGCACGGTCCTCGCGGTCACCGCCACCGGCCGCGAGGCCGAGGACCTGGCGGCGGCGCTGCGCTCCCTGCTGCCCGCCGACACCGTCGTCGAGTACCCGTCCTGGGAGACGCTGCCGCACGAGCGGCTCTCCCCCCGCAGCGACACGGTCGGCCGCAGGATCGCCGTCCTGCGCAGGCTCGCCCACCCCCGCCCCGACGACCCGGAGACCGGCCCCGTCTCCGTGGTGGTCGCCCCCGTGCGCTCGGTCCTCCAGCCCCAGGTCAAGGGCCTGGGCGACCTGGAGCCCGTCGCCCTGCGGACCGGCCAGAGCGCCGACCTCGGCGACATCGTGAAGGGCCTGGCGGCAGCGGCGTACGCCCGGGTGGAGCTGGTGGAGAAGCGCGGCGAGTTCGCCGTACGCGGCGGGATCCTGGACGTCTTCCCGCCCACCGAGGAGCATCCGCTGCGCGTGGAGTTCTGGGGCGACGACGTCGAGGAGATCCGCTACTTCAAGGTCGCCGACCAGCGGTCCCTCGAAGTCGCCGAGCACGGCCTGTGGGCGCCGCCCTGCCGCGAGCTGCTGCTCACCGACGACGTACGCGCCAAGGCGGCGGCGCTGGCGGAGGCCCACCCCGAGCTGGGCGAGCTGCTCGGCAAGATCGCCGAGGGCATCGCGGTCGAGGGCATGGAATCCCTCGCTCCGGTCCTCGTCGACGACATGGAGCTGCTGATCGACGTCCTGCCCAAGGGCTCCATGGCCCTCGTCTGCGACCCCGAGCGGGTGCGCACGCGTGCGGCGGACCTGGTGGCGACCTCGCAGGAGTTCCTGCAGGCGTCCTGGGCGGCGACCGCGGGCGGCGGCGAGGCCCCCATCGACGTGGACGCGGCGTCCCTGTGGTCCATCGCGGACGTCCGGGAGCGGGCGCGCGAGCTGGACATGATGTGGTGGTCGGTCTCGCAGTTCGCGGCGGACGAAGCACTGACGGAGACCTTCGCGGACCCCGCCGCCGGTGACGCGGACACGCTGAAGCTCGGAATGCACGCGCCCGAGACCTACCGCGGCGACACCGCGAAGGCCCTCGCGGACACCAAGGGCTGGCTCGCGGACGGCTGGCGCACGGTGTTCGTCACCGAGGCGCACGGCCCGGCGGCCCGTACGGTCGAGGTGCTCGGCGGCGAGGGCATCGCGGCCCGCCTGGAGTCGGACCTCGGCGCGCTGGCCCCCTCGGTCGTGCAGGTGTCGTGCGGCTCGATCGACTACGGGTTCGTCGACCCGGCGCTCAGACTCGCCGTGCTCACCGAGACCGACCTCACCGGGCAGAAGGCGGCCGGCAAGGACGGCGCCCGGATGCCGGCCCGCCGCAGGAAGAGCATCGACCCGCTGACGCTGGAGACGGGCGACTACATCGTCCACGAGCAGCACGGCGTCGGCCGCTACATCGAGATGGTCCAGCGGACCGTGCAGGGCGCGACCCGCGAGTACCTGGTCGTCGAGTACGCGCCGGCCAAGCGCGGCCAGCCGGGCGACCGGCTGTACATCCCCACGGACCAGCTGGAACAGATCACCAAGTACGTCGGCGGCGAGGCCCCGACCATGCACCGCCTCGGCGGCGCCGACTGGACGAAGACCAAGGCGCGCGCCAAGAAGGCCGTCAAGGAGATCGCGGCGGACCTGATCAGGCTGTACTCGGCCCGGATGGCCGCCCCCGGGCACGCCTTCGGCGCCGACACGCCGTGGCAGCGCGAGCTGGAGGACGCGTTCCCCTACACCGAGACGCCCGACCAGCTGACCACCATCGCCGAGGTCAAGGACGACATGGAGAAGACGGTCCCGATGGACCGGCTGATCTGCGGCGACGTCGGTTACGGCAAGACGGAGATCGCGGTCCGCGCGGCCTTCAAGGCGGTCCAGGACGGCAAGCAGGTCGCCGTCCTGGTGCCCACGACCCTGCTGGTGCAGCAGCACTTCGGGACGTTCGGCGAGCGCTACTCGCAGTTCCCCGTCAACGTACGGGCCCTGTCGCGCTTCCAGTCCGACACGGAGTCGAAGGCGACCCTGGAGGGGCTGCGGGAGGGCTCGGTGGACGTCGTCATCGGCACCCACCGCCTGTTCTCCGCGGAGACGAAGTTCAAGGACCTGGGCCTCGTCATCGTCGACGAGGAACAGCGCTTCGGCGTCGAGCACAAGGAGCAGCTGAAGAAGCTGCGCGCGAACGTGGACGTCCTGACCATGTCCGCGACCCCGATCCCGCGCACCCTGGAGATGGCGGTGACGGGCATCCGCGAGATGTCCACGATCACCACCCCGCCGGAGGAGCGGCACCCGGTCCTGACCTTCGTCGGCCCCTACGAGGAGAAGCAGATCGGCGCGGCGGTCCGCAGGGAGCTGCTGCGGGAGGGCCAGGTCTTCTACATCCACAACCGCGTCGAGTCGATCGACCGGGCCGCGGCCCGGCTGCGCGAGATCGTGCCGGAGGCGCGGATCGCGACGGCCCACGGCCAGATGACCGAACAGGCCCTGGAGCAGGTCGTCGTCGACTTCTGGGAGAAGAAGTTCGACGTCCTCGTCTCCACGACCATCGTCGAGTCGGGCATCGACATCTCGAACGCGAACACGCTCATCGTCGAGCGCGGCGACAACTTCGGCCTCTCGCAACTGCACCAGCTGCGCGGCCGGGTGGGCCGTGGCCGCGAGCGCGGTTACGCCTACTTCCTCTACCCGCCGGAGAAGCCGCTCACGGAGACGGCCCACGAACGCCTCGCGACCATCGCCCAGCACACGGAGATGGGCGCGGGCATGTACGTGGCCATGAAGGACCTGGAGATCCGCGGCGCCGGAAACCTGCTGGGCGGCGAGCAGTCGGGCCACATCGCCGGAGTCGGCTTCGACCTGTACGTACGCATGGTGGGCGAGGCGGTCGCGGACTACCGCGCCTCCATGGACGGCGGCGTGGTGGAGGAGGCGCCCCTGGAGGTCAAGATCGAGCTCCCGGTCGACGCACACGTCCCGCACGACTACGCGCCGGGCGAGCGGCTGCGCCTGCAGGCCTACCGCGCGATCGCCTCGGTCAACTCCGAGGACGACATCAAGGCCGTACGCGAGGAACTCGTCGACCGTTACGGGAAGCTGCCCGAGCCGGTGGAGAACCTGCTTCTGGTGGCCGGACTGCGGATGCTCGCGCGCGCGTGCGGGGTCGGCGAGGTCGTCCTGCAGGGCAACAACATCCGCTTCGCACCGGCGGAGTTGCGGGAGTCGCAGGAACTACGGCTCCAGCGCCTGTACCCGGGCACCGTCATCAAGCCGTCCGCCCACCAGCTCCTGGTCCCGCGCCCGAAGACGGCGAAGGTCGGCGGCAAGCCACTGGTCGGCCGGGAACTGCTGGGCTGGACGGGGGAGTTCCTCGCTTCGATCCTGGGCTCGTAA
- a CDS encoding DUF485 domain-containing protein, with protein MSYDTSPSYSTYPWAPRQPEQPEPGPTGPHRHRHRHTASEQHSDIRVLRSAYRWQRRVATLAALGYFTLFLVLSASAPALMTEEVTDGLTVGLLLGLIQVPVTGAAIGLYEYTARRTVDPIAERLRRQADPDTRRTEAHR; from the coding sequence ATGTCCTACGACACGTCCCCGTCCTACTCCACCTATCCCTGGGCGCCGCGGCAGCCCGAACAGCCGGAGCCCGGACCCACCGGGCCGCACCGCCACCGCCATCGCCACACCGCGTCGGAACAGCACAGCGACATCCGTGTCCTGCGCTCCGCCTACCGGTGGCAGCGGCGGGTGGCCACCCTGGCGGCGCTCGGCTACTTCACGCTGTTCCTCGTCCTGTCCGCGTCCGCGCCCGCGCTGATGACGGAGGAGGTGACCGACGGCCTCACCGTCGGCCTGCTCCTCGGCCTGATCCAGGTCCCCGTCACCGGCGCGGCGATCGGACTGTACGAGTACACCGCCCGCAGGACCGTCGATCCGATCGCCGAGCGGCTCAGAAGGCAGGCCGACCCGGACACCAGGCGCACGGAGGCACACCGGTGA
- a CDS encoding ABC transporter permease — MTVFKTSMRNFFAHKGRMALSAVAVLLSVAFVCGTLVFTDTMNTTFDKLFATTSSDVTVSPKAAKADDSPQNGKPESLPASAVERTSKAQGVKSAEGAVSSMNVTVVDSDNKNMGSSTGAPTIAGNWTKNDLRSMEITSGHAPRGPTEVMVDADTADKHHLKMGDELRTIAVTGDFKAKIVGIATFKITNPGAAVVYYDTATAQRELLGSTGRFTQINVTAATGVTDTQLKQNVTAQLTAAGGTYKIQTQKEFSDESREGIGEFMNVIKYAMLGFAGIAFLVGIFLIINTFSMLVAQRTREIGLMRAIGSSRKQVNRSVLIEALFLGVVGSILGVAAGVGIAVGLMKLMSMAGMNLSTADLTVKAATPVIGLVLGVVVTVLAAYLPARRAGKVSPMAALRDAGTPADGKAGWIRGLIGLLLTGSGVAALFTAAGADKASDGASMLGIGVVLSLIGFVIIGPLLAGGVVRTLSAVLLRGFGPVGRLAERNALRNPRRTGATGAALMIGLALVACLSVVGSSMVASATEELDKSVGTDFIIQGNQRIVPQAQKAIEDTPGLEHVTSYKIVEAKLTAPDGKTEDTDVTAADPTYASDLRRETVSGDLAAAYGKNAMSVGSLYAKKHGVRVGDTMTVAFKGGQSAKLKVAAITDDDTALDKGSRYLNITTLKQYVPADRMPPNDMMFATAEDGQEKTAYASLKKSLDAYPQYQVRDQTDYKQQLKDQIGQLLNMVYGLLALAIVVAVLGVVNTLALSVVERTREIGLMRAIGLSRRQLRRMIRLESVVIALFGALLGLGLGMGWGATAQQLLALEGLKVLDIPWPTIIGVFIGSAFVGLFAALVPAFRAGRMNVLNAIATD; from the coding sequence ATGACCGTCTTCAAGACCTCGATGCGCAACTTCTTCGCGCACAAGGGACGCATGGCCCTCTCGGCCGTCGCCGTCCTCCTCTCGGTGGCGTTCGTGTGCGGCACGCTCGTCTTCACCGACACCATGAACACGACCTTCGACAAGCTCTTCGCGACGACCTCGTCCGACGTCACGGTCTCGCCCAAGGCGGCCAAGGCCGACGACAGCCCGCAGAACGGCAAGCCGGAATCGCTGCCCGCCTCGGCCGTCGAGCGGACGAGCAAGGCGCAAGGCGTCAAGTCCGCCGAGGGCGCGGTCAGTTCGATGAACGTGACCGTCGTCGACAGCGACAACAAGAACATGGGGTCCAGCACCGGCGCCCCGACCATCGCGGGCAACTGGACGAAGAACGACCTGCGGTCGATGGAGATCACCTCCGGGCACGCCCCGCGCGGCCCCACCGAGGTGATGGTCGACGCCGACACCGCGGACAAGCACCACCTCAAGATGGGCGACGAGCTGCGCACCATAGCCGTCACCGGTGACTTCAAGGCGAAGATCGTCGGTATCGCCACCTTCAAGATCACCAATCCCGGTGCCGCCGTGGTCTACTACGACACCGCCACCGCACAGCGCGAACTGCTCGGCTCCACCGGCCGCTTCACCCAGATCAACGTCACGGCCGCCACCGGGGTGACCGACACCCAGCTCAAGCAGAACGTGACCGCGCAGCTCACCGCCGCCGGCGGGACGTACAAGATCCAGACGCAGAAGGAGTTCTCGGACGAGAGCCGCGAAGGCATCGGCGAGTTCATGAACGTCATCAAGTACGCCATGCTCGGCTTCGCCGGAATCGCCTTCCTCGTCGGCATCTTCCTCATCATCAACACCTTCTCGATGCTGGTCGCCCAGCGCACCCGGGAGATCGGCCTGATGCGGGCCATCGGCTCCTCCCGCAAGCAGGTCAACCGGTCCGTGCTCATCGAGGCGCTGTTCCTCGGCGTCGTGGGCTCGATCCTGGGCGTCGCGGCCGGTGTCGGCATCGCCGTCGGCCTCATGAAGCTCATGTCGATGGCCGGAATGAACCTCTCCACCGCCGACCTGACGGTCAAGGCCGCCACCCCGGTCATCGGCCTGGTCCTCGGTGTCGTCGTCACCGTCCTCGCCGCCTACCTGCCCGCCCGCCGGGCCGGCAAGGTCTCCCCGATGGCCGCGCTGCGCGACGCCGGTACACCGGCCGACGGCAAGGCCGGCTGGATCCGCGGGCTGATCGGCCTGCTCCTCACGGGCAGCGGCGTCGCCGCCCTCTTCACGGCGGCCGGCGCGGACAAGGCGAGCGACGGCGCGTCGATGCTGGGCATCGGTGTGGTGCTCTCACTGATCGGGTTCGTCATCATCGGCCCGCTGCTCGCGGGCGGTGTGGTCCGGACCCTCAGCGCCGTCCTGCTGCGCGGCTTCGGCCCGGTCGGCCGCCTGGCGGAACGGAACGCGCTGCGCAACCCGCGCCGCACCGGCGCCACCGGAGCAGCCCTGATGATCGGCCTCGCGCTGGTCGCCTGCCTCTCCGTGGTCGGCTCCTCGATGGTCGCCTCCGCGACGGAGGAACTCGACAAGTCGGTCGGCACGGACTTCATCATCCAGGGCAACCAGCGGATCGTCCCGCAGGCCCAGAAGGCCATCGAGGACACCCCCGGCCTGGAGCACGTCACCAGCTACAAGATCGTCGAGGCGAAGCTGACCGCGCCCGACGGGAAGACCGAGGACACCGACGTCACGGCCGCGGACCCGACGTACGCCAGTGACCTGCGCCGCGAGACGGTCTCCGGCGACCTGGCGGCGGCGTACGGGAAGAACGCGATGTCGGTCGGCTCCCTCTACGCCAAGAAGCACGGCGTGCGGGTCGGCGACACGATGACCGTCGCCTTCAAGGGCGGACAGAGCGCGAAGCTGAAGGTCGCCGCGATCACGGACGACGACACGGCCCTCGACAAGGGCTCGCGCTACCTGAACATCACCACGCTGAAGCAGTACGTCCCGGCCGACAGGATGCCGCCGAACGACATGATGTTCGCCACCGCCGAGGACGGCCAGGAGAAGACGGCGTACGCGTCGCTGAAGAAGTCCCTGGACGCGTACCCGCAATACCAGGTCCGCGACCAGACCGACTACAAGCAGCAGCTCAAGGACCAGATCGGCCAGCTCCTGAACATGGTCTACGGCCTGCTGGCCCTCGCGATCGTCGTGGCCGTCCTGGGCGTCGTGAACACGCTGGCCCTCTCGGTGGTCGAGCGGACCCGCGAGATCGGCCTGATGCGCGCCATCGGTCTCTCCCGCCGCCAGCTGCGCCGCATGATCCGCCTGGAGTCGGTCGTCATCGCCCTCTTCGGAGCGCTGCTCGGCCTCGGTCTGGGCATGGGCTGGGGCGCCACCGCCCAGCAGCTCCTCGCCCTGGAGGGCCTGAAGGTCCTCGACATCCCCTGGCCGACGATCATCGGAGTCTTCATCGGCTCGGCGTTCGTGGGACTGTTCGCGGCACTGGTGCCGGCGTTCCGGGCGGGGCGGATGAACGTCCTCAACGCGATCGCGACGGATTAG